The Sinorhizobium meliloti genome includes a window with the following:
- a CDS encoding ABC-F family ATP-binding cassette domain-containing protein yields MPSITLSALSWSKPDGGHVFTDLDLAFGPERTGLVGRNGIGKTSVLNILAGTLRPSSGTVAIQGRVALARQILRAGADETIADVFGVTQAVAVLRRAEKGEASLEELETADWTVEERIVSALVRLGLEARADTLLKQLSGGQRTRAVLAAAIFSEPDFLLLDEPTNNLDRDGRRAVIDLLSGWRSGAIVVSHDRELLEEMDAIIELSSVGTKRYGGGWSSYQAARAVELEAAQQSLAHAQKTADEIDRKARALAERLDKRGASGTRKAAKGDMPRILMGRRKSNAEESRGKGVELAERQRAAALDAVTAAKARIEVLQPFSIRLPRTDLPAGRQVLAFDRVTAGYDPARPVIRDLSFSLVGPRRLSVTGPNGAGKTSLLKVVTGELRPFNGTVSVNVPFSLLDQSVSILERGETILDNFKRLNPGASDNACRAALASFRFRADAALQRVETLSGGQVLRAGLACALGGSDPPSLLILDEPTNHLDIDSIEAVEAGLLAYDGALVVVSHDETFLANIGIGTRLELSTSWG; encoded by the coding sequence ATGCCCTCCATCACTCTCTCCGCTCTCTCCTGGTCGAAACCCGACGGGGGGCATGTTTTTACCGATCTCGACCTGGCGTTTGGTCCGGAGCGGACGGGGCTGGTTGGAAGAAACGGCATAGGAAAAACGAGCGTGCTCAACATTCTTGCCGGTACATTAAGGCCTTCCTCCGGCACGGTTGCCATCCAGGGACGTGTCGCGCTGGCGAGGCAGATACTTCGGGCCGGCGCCGATGAAACCATCGCCGATGTGTTCGGTGTGACGCAGGCGGTTGCGGTGTTACGGCGCGCCGAAAAAGGCGAAGCGAGTCTTGAAGAACTCGAAACTGCGGATTGGACAGTGGAAGAGCGGATAGTTTCCGCCCTTGTCCGGCTTGGACTGGAGGCGCGGGCGGATACGCTCCTGAAGCAGCTCTCCGGGGGCCAGCGCACGCGGGCGGTGCTCGCGGCGGCAATATTCTCCGAGCCGGACTTCCTCCTTCTCGACGAGCCGACCAACAATCTGGATCGTGACGGCAGACGGGCGGTTATCGACCTTCTTTCCGGCTGGCGCAGCGGGGCAATTGTCGTTAGCCACGATCGTGAACTGCTCGAAGAAATGGACGCGATTATCGAACTGAGCTCGGTCGGGACAAAGCGCTACGGCGGGGGCTGGAGTTCCTATCAGGCGGCGAGGGCGGTTGAGCTGGAAGCGGCGCAACAAAGCCTCGCACATGCACAGAAGACCGCCGACGAAATCGACCGCAAGGCACGTGCCTTGGCAGAGCGGCTGGACAAGCGTGGCGCGTCTGGTACCCGAAAAGCGGCAAAGGGCGACATGCCGCGGATTCTAATGGGCCGGCGCAAGAGCAATGCGGAAGAAAGCCGGGGCAAGGGTGTGGAACTCGCCGAGCGACAGCGCGCAGCCGCGCTCGACGCCGTCACAGCGGCCAAAGCGCGGATCGAGGTGCTGCAGCCGTTCTCTATCCGTCTTCCGCGAACCGATCTTCCCGCCGGCCGGCAAGTCCTCGCGTTTGACCGCGTTACGGCGGGCTACGATCCCGCCCGTCCGGTCATTCGGGATCTATCCTTCTCGCTTGTCGGCCCGCGGCGCCTTTCGGTCACCGGCCCCAACGGGGCGGGCAAAACGAGTCTTCTGAAGGTAGTCACCGGAGAATTGCGACCCTTTAACGGAACCGTTTCCGTAAATGTTCCCTTCTCTCTGCTGGACCAGAGCGTCAGTATTCTGGAGCGCGGCGAGACGATCCTCGATAATTTCAAGCGGCTCAATCCCGGTGCCAGCGACAACGCCTGCCGGGCGGCCTTGGCCAGCTTTCGCTTCCGCGCGGATGCGGCCTTGCAAAGGGTGGAGACGTTGAGCGGCGGGCAGGTGCTGCGCGCCGGCCTTGCCTGCGCACTCGGCGGTTCCGATCCCCCATCGCTGCTCATTCTCGACGAGCCGACCAACCATCTGGATATCGACTCCATCGAGGCGGTCGAAGCTGGGCTGCTCGCCTATGACGGCGCACTCGTCGTCGTCAGCCACGACGAGACATTCCTTGCAAACATCGGGATAGGCACGCGTCTGGAGCTTTCGACCTCCTGGGGCTGA
- a CDS encoding TetR/AcrR family transcriptional regulator, with protein MARIKEFDRDEALDAAIGVFREHGFEGTSTEMLVRAMKIGRQSLYDTFGDKWKLYCLAVERYSASETSAHIALLRGKPRALEGIRLVMERVVDNASQACLGVNSICEFGQSRPDLAALHHAADRRLKTVVVERIREAQAAGDLAVSLPAEAVADFLVANIAGIRIAARGGAGREHLQSLSRLALRAVT; from the coding sequence ATGGCGCGGATCAAGGAATTTGACAGGGACGAGGCATTGGACGCTGCGATCGGTGTGTTTCGCGAACATGGTTTTGAGGGCACCTCGACGGAGATGCTGGTACGGGCGATGAAAATTGGCCGCCAGAGCCTGTACGACACCTTCGGTGACAAGTGGAAGCTCTACTGCCTCGCGGTGGAACGCTATTCGGCGAGTGAGACGAGTGCTCATATCGCCTTGCTGCGCGGCAAACCGCGTGCACTGGAGGGTATCCGCTTGGTGATGGAGCGCGTTGTGGACAATGCAAGCCAAGCTTGTCTCGGCGTGAACTCGATCTGCGAGTTCGGTCAAAGCCGGCCGGACCTGGCGGCACTGCATCACGCCGCCGATCGTCGGCTCAAGACCGTCGTCGTTGAACGCATCAGAGAAGCTCAGGCTGCAGGTGACTTAGCCGTTTCATTGCCCGCTGAGGCGGTGGCCGATTTCCTCGTTGCCAATATCGCCGGTATCAGGATAGCCGCACGTGGTGGAGCCGGTCGGGAACATCTGCAGTCCCTCAGCCGGTTGGCGCTTCGCGCAGTCACCTAG
- a CDS encoding aldehyde dehydrogenase family protein, translating into MRIIDRVYIDGSFVEPHGEQWAPLFNPATEEQIGKVRLADEEDANRAVAAARRAFPAFSNTSKEERITMLKRLHAAVSERAGDLVEAMRVEYAAPPSFIDFAARRAGNVFLDMAEILESYDFRRRIGRADVEMRPSGVAVAITPWNSNYSFICGKLSAAIASGSTMVIKPSEMSAIQTQVITECLHEADLSKGVFNIVTGYGNVVGAALTANRDVSKITFTGSTVTGRAIAQMAATTMKRVTMELGGKSPSIILDDADLQVAVPQVLAAGFLNSGQACIAGSRSLVPEYRRDEIEARLKEEVKVFTLGDPGDSEVRIGPMVSQKQWDRVQGYLRLGQEEGATLLIGGEGRPEGLERGWFVRPTIFSGVRNDMRIAREEIFGPVLCVLSYRDEEEAIAIANDTDYGLQANVFSSDLERAKRAADRIEAGRVIINGAPHEPLAPFGGFKQSGFGREFGVFGLEAFLEPRAVIS; encoded by the coding sequence ATGCGTATAATCGACAGAGTCTACATCGACGGCAGCTTCGTCGAACCGCACGGCGAGCAATGGGCTCCGCTCTTCAATCCGGCGACCGAGGAACAGATTGGAAAGGTGCGCCTAGCGGATGAGGAAGACGCAAACCGCGCCGTTGCAGCGGCCAGGCGTGCATTTCCCGCATTCTCCAATACGTCGAAGGAAGAGCGGATCACCATGCTGAAGCGCTTGCATGCGGCCGTCTCTGAGCGCGCGGGCGATCTCGTAGAGGCCATGCGGGTGGAATACGCAGCGCCGCCGAGTTTCATCGACTTTGCAGCGCGGCGAGCCGGAAACGTGTTCCTCGATATGGCGGAAATATTGGAGAGCTACGATTTCCGGCGACGCATCGGCCGTGCCGACGTGGAGATGCGTCCTTCGGGGGTGGCGGTGGCGATCACACCATGGAATAGCAATTATAGCTTCATCTGCGGAAAGCTGTCGGCAGCGATCGCGTCGGGCAGCACGATGGTCATCAAACCTTCCGAGATGAGCGCCATCCAAACGCAGGTCATCACGGAATGCCTGCATGAAGCGGATCTCTCAAAGGGGGTGTTCAACATCGTCACTGGCTACGGCAATGTCGTGGGTGCAGCGCTCACCGCAAACCGGGATGTTTCAAAGATCACATTCACGGGCTCTACCGTCACGGGCCGCGCCATCGCCCAGATGGCGGCGACGACAATGAAGCGGGTCACCATGGAGCTTGGCGGCAAGAGTCCCAGCATCATCCTGGACGATGCCGATCTCCAAGTTGCGGTTCCTCAGGTTCTGGCTGCCGGCTTCCTCAATAGCGGACAGGCCTGCATTGCCGGGAGCCGCAGCCTTGTTCCTGAATATCGTCGCGACGAGATCGAGGCACGCCTGAAAGAGGAGGTAAAGGTGTTCACGCTCGGTGATCCCGGTGATAGCGAGGTGCGGATCGGGCCGATGGTGAGCCAGAAGCAATGGGACCGCGTGCAAGGCTACCTGCGTCTCGGACAGGAAGAGGGTGCAACTCTCCTGATCGGAGGCGAAGGGCGTCCCGAAGGCCTCGAACGAGGTTGGTTCGTTCGTCCAACTATCTTCTCCGGCGTCCGCAACGACATGCGCATCGCCCGCGAGGAGATCTTCGGCCCGGTGCTCTGCGTCCTTTCTTATCGCGACGAGGAAGAAGCGATCGCGATCGCCAACGATACCGACTACGGCCTGCAGGCCAATGTCTTCTCTTCCGACCTCGAACGGGCAAAGCGCGCTGCTGATCGCATCGAGGCAGGTCGCGTAATCATCAATGGCGCACCGCACGAGCCGCTTGCACCCTTTGGGGGCTTCAAGCAATCCGGCTTCGGCCGCGAGTTCGGCGTCTTCGGCCTGGAAGCCTTCCTCGAGCCCCGTGCGGTAATCTCCTGA
- a CDS encoding helix-turn-helix domain-containing protein, with translation MRASLSELEAVAAVARHGGFRAAARQLGMSSSALSHAIVALEERLAVRLFNRTTRSVVLSAAGEQFLSEIAPDLQQSRMRSSISASIRVGLGKASAQHGAGSCTHAAGAAATRIRPPLSGGRA, from the coding sequence ATGAGGGCAAGCTTGAGCGAATTGGAAGCGGTTGCCGCGGTTGCCCGGCATGGCGGCTTTCGCGCTGCCGCCCGCCAGCTCGGCATGTCATCATCGGCATTGAGCCATGCAATAGTAGCGCTAGAAGAGCGCTTGGCGGTCAGGCTCTTCAACCGCACCACGCGCAGCGTCGTGCTCTCTGCTGCGGGAGAACAATTCCTCTCTGAGATCGCACCGGACTTGCAACAATCGAGAATGCGATCGAGCATATCGGCGAGCATTCGAGTCGGCCTCGGGAAGGCTTCGGCTCAACATGGCGCCGGGAGTTGCACGCATGCTGCTGGAGCCGCTGCTACTCGAATACGTCCGCCGCTATCCGGAGGTCGAGCTTGA
- a CDS encoding putative LysR-family transcriptional regulator, with protein MVAIPITRPRSLVVGSPEYFKGRSKPIVPLDLVQHRCIEMRMANGRMYRWEFERRGEAHVFKLPAI; from the coding sequence ATGGTGGCCATTCCGATCACCCGACCCCGTTCCCTGGTTGTCGGATCGCCTGAATATTTCAAGGGGCGTTCCAAGCCAATCGTCCCGCTCGATCTGGTGCAGCATCGCTGTATCGAGATGCGCATGGCGAACGGCAGAATGTATCGCTGGGAGTTCGAGCGCCGGGGTGAAGCGCACGTGTTCAAGTTGCCGGCAATCTGA